The Actinocorallia herbida DNA window AGCCGGGCGTTGTGGAAGCCGTCCCGCTCGAAGACGACCCGCGCCGCGTCGCGCAGACGCTGCGGCGTGGTCTCGCGGCGCCGGTCGACACGGGTGCGCGCCCGGCGCGCGCCGTCGGTCTCGGCGGCGGGTTCGGGCATGGCCGACACCTCGTCTCGATGATCACGGGAAACGCCGACCCTACCAGCCGCTTCGGAGAGGCAGAATTCCCCAAGGTAGAGGTTGACGTCAATCTCACTCTTAAATTAGGTTCGGCCCCGCGTGACACGGCTCACACCCCCCTGAGCCGCGGGCCTGCCAGGTCTCCCTGGCAGGCGCACGCGAACCAGAGATGCGAGGGCATTCGATGAAACCGACCACGCACAAGGGCTCGGCCCTGTCGCGAGTTCTGCTGAGCGCCGGGATGGGCCTCCTGCTCACGGCCGCCGCCGCCTGCGGCGGCGCCGACCAGCCCTCCGACGAGCCGACCCTGACGGGCGAGCCGATCAAGGTCGGCCTGTTCAACCCGGACAAGGGCGCGGTGGCGGTCCCCGCGGTGAAGTCCGGCATGGACGCGGCCGTGAGCTACATCGCCAAGGAGCTGAAGGGCGTCAAGGGGCGTCCGATCGTGGTCGAGTCCTGCTCGGTCGACGGCACTCCTGAGTCCACCATCGGCTGCGCCAACAAGTTCGTCCAGGAAGGCGTCGTCGCGGCCTTCGACGGCTTCAACCTCAGCTCCAGCGCCGGCATCGGCATCCTCGAAGCGGCCAAGATCCCGCTGGTCGGCCAGATCCCGTTCGACCAGACCACCGGGAGCACCGCGTCCGGACGCGTCTTCCTCGGCTCGCCGCAGGCGTCGTTCCTCGTCGGCGCCCTGCAGGGGTTCAAGGCCGAGGGCAAGACGTCGGCGACGCTGACGCTGGTGGACACCCCCTCGTCCCACAAGACCGTCGAGACCCAGCTGATCCCGCTGGCCAAGGCCATCGGGATCAAGGCGACCGGCCTGTACTTCTCGCCCACGAACCCGAACTTCAGCGCCCTGGCGGCCACCATCGCCTCCACCAAGCCCGACGTCGCGGGCCTGATCGCCTCGCCGAACGCCTCGATCTGCACCCAGCTGATCAAGAACCTGCGGTCGGTCGGCTACTCGGGCTCCGTCTTCGTCGCCGCGTGCACGGCCTTCATCAAGTCGGACCCGGCGGACGCGCCCGGAGCGACCCTGTACTCGTCCGTGTGGCTGCCCGGTACGGAGAAGTACGCGCCCAAGGCGGCGGTCGACAACCTCAAGGTCGCGACCGAGTACGTGTCGAAGACCAGCGGTCCGCCGGACTTCTACGCCTACGCCCAGTTCGCCACCGTCGTGGACTTCGCCCGCGCCCTGGCCGCCGCGCCCTCGCTCGACAACCTGACGGGCGCGACCGTGCTGTCCACGCTCCAGGGCCTGAAGGACTTCGACACCTTCCTCGGACCCAAGATCACCTGCGGCAAGGCCACCACGCCGAACTGCACCACGCAGATGCTCCTGTTCACCGTGCAGGACGACCTGACGCTCAAGCCCGTCACCGGCGACTGGATCACCCCGCTCCCGGCGATCATGGCGAACATCCCCGGCGCAAGCTGAGCGACTGAACCCCCATGAACGATCTTCTGCAATTCGCCGTCATCGGCTTCTCCACCGGAGCCGTCTACGCGGTGCTCGGCGTGTCCCTCGTCAGCCTCTACGTCGCCACCGGCGTCATCAACTTCGCCCAGGGGTCGGTGGCGCTGTGGGCGGTGTGGCAGGTCGCCGGGCTGCGCACGAACGGCGTGCTCGTCCTGCCGGTCGGCAGCGTCCAGCTGGGCTCAGGCCCGATGGACGTGTGGCCGGCGGTGCTCATCGGCGCGGCCGGCGGGCTCCTGTGGAGCCTGCTGGCCCACCTCCTGGTGTTCCGTCCGCTGCGCCGGGCCCCCGAGCTCGGCCAGGTCGTCGCGTCGGTCGGCGTGATGCTGTTCATCCAGGCCCTGGTCCCGCTGCGGTTCGACACCGAGACCCTCGGCGCGGATCCGAGCAGCCTCATCCCGCTCCCGGCGCTCACGTCGGAGGTCGTCACCTTCGGCGGGACCACGATCGCGGTGAGCAACCTGATCCTCGCCGCGGCCGCGATCGCGGTGGCGCTCGCCCTGGCCGGCTACTTCCGGTTCACCAGGATGGGCATCGCCACCAGGGCGGGCGCCGAGGACGAGCAGGCGCTGCGCCTGATGGGCTACTCGCCCGACAGGCTCGCCGCGTTCATGTGGGGGGCGACGGGCTTCGCGTCCGGGCTGATCGTGATCCTGGCGGCGCCGGCCATCGGCGGCCTGGACCCGACCAGCTACATGCTCTACGTCGTCCCGGCCCTCGCCGTCGCGCTCGTGGGCCGGCTGACGTCGATCGGCGTCGCCTGCGGCGCCGGTCTGGCCCTCGGCTCGGTCCAGCAGATCCTGCTGTTCCTGACGGCCAAGAGCTGGTGGCCGTCGTGGGCGCAGGCCGGCATCGGTGACGCGATCCCGTTCGTCATCGTCGTGGTGGCGCTGTTCCTGCTCGGCCGCGGCATTCCCGAACGGGGCGCCCGCGACACCGGGGCGCAGCAGCCGGTGCGGGTGCCGCGGTTCAAGCCGCTCGGGATCGCGGCGCTCATCGCCGCGACGGCGCTCGCCATCGTGCTCACCACCGGCCAGTGGCGCTTCAGCCTGGTGATGTCGATCATCCTGACGCTGATCGCGGCGTCGGTGGTGCTGCTGACCGGCTATCTGGGCCAGATCTCGCTGACCACGATGGCCTTCGCCGGCGCGGCCGGGTTCGCGCTCTCGAAGCTGACGACGAACCTGCACCTGCCCTTCCCGTTGGCGATGCCGCTGGCGGCGCTGACCGCGACGGCCCTCGGGATCGTGGTCGGCGTGCCGGCGCTGCGCATCAGAGGCGCGCAGCTCGCGGTCGCGACCATCGCGGCGGCGCTCGCGATCCAGAGCTTCGTCTTCAACAATCCGGCCCTGACGCCCTACACGGGCAACCTGATCGCCGAACCGTCCCTGTTCGGGTTCTCGCTGGCCGTGCGGCAGGGCACCGACCTCATCACGCTGCAGTTCTCCTTCATGGTCCTCGTGGTCGTGGCGGCGCTGCTGATCGCCGTGGCGCGGCTGCTGTCCGGGGCCACCGGGCGGGCGTTCCTGGCCGTGCGGTCCAACGAGCGGGCCGCGGCGGCGGCGGGCGTGAACGTCCCGGCGGTCAAACTGCTCGGCTTCGCGCTGGCGTCGTTCCTGGCGGGGATCGGCGGCTGCCTGATCGGCTACAGCCACGGCCAGCTCTCGTCCGCCTCGTTCACCGTCCTCGTCGGCCTGGCCGTCCTGGCGACCACCTACGTCGGCGACATCACCCGCCTGTCCGGCGCGGTCCTCGCGGGCGTCGCCGGACCGCTGGGGCTGCTGTACCTGGTGTTCACCCAGACGATCGACCTGGGCCACTACTACACGCTCGTCGTGGCGGCCGCGATGCTGCTGCGCGTGGTCGTCTTCGCGCCCCACCGCAGCGCCGTCCCCGAATGGCTGCTCATCCGCCGTGCCCGGCGGTCCCCCGCGCAGCCGCCGGCCGCCGCCCACGCAACGGAGTCCGCCGATGCCCGATGACCTGAGCCCGCTGTTCCGCACCAGGGACATCTCCGTGCGGTACGGAGGCGTCCGGGCCAACGACCAGGTGCACATCGAGGTCCGCCCCGCCGAGATCGTCGGCCTGATCGGGCCCAACGGCGCGGGGAAGACCACCTTCGTCGACGCCGTCACCGGCTTCGCGCCCTGCACCGGCACGATCGAGCTCGACGGCGTCCGGCTCGACTCGGCGCCCGCGCATCGGCGCCGCCGCCTCGGACTCGCCCGGACCTGGCAGTCCGGGGAGCTGTTCACCGACCTGACCTTGGCGGAGAACCTCGCCGTCTCGGTCGACCCGACCGGCCTGCGCGGCGTGCTCGCCGACCTCGGACGGCGCCGGCACCGGGCCGACGCGGAGATCCGGCAGGCCCTGAGCCTGGTGGGCCTGGCGGCGATGGCCGACCGCAGGCCCGACGAGCTGTCCCTGGGGCAGCAGAAGCTCGCCGGCGTGGCACGGGCCCTGGTCGGCGCCACCCGCGTGCTGCTGCTGGACGAGCCCGCCGCGGGTCTGGACACCGAGGAGAGCGCCGAGTTCGGGCGCGAACTGCGCCGGATCGCCGACTCCGGCCCGGGAGTGCTCCTGATCGACCACGACATGACGCTGGTCATGGAGGTCTGCGACCGGGTCTACGTCATGGACTTCGGAAAGATCATCGCCTCCGGCACACCGAACGACGTCAGCGGCGACGACCAGGTGATCGCCGCCTACCTGGGAAGCCCGGTGACCCCGTGACGACCGACGCACTGGACATCCGCGGCCTCAGCGCCGGCTACCGCGGGATGCCCGCCATCCGCGACATCGACCTGCGGGTCGCGGCCGGCTCGATCCTGGCGCTGCTCGGCCCCAACGGCGCGGGCAAGAGCACCACGCTGCGCGCGGCCACCGGCCTGCTCCCGGCGCTCGCCGGGACGGTGACCGCCGTCGGCACCCCCATCACCGGGAGCGTCGAGCGCGCCACCCGGGCGGGGCTCTGCCTGATCCCGGACAACCGGGGCGTCTTCCACCGCCTCACCGTCGCCGAGAACCTCCGGCTGGCCAAGGCCAAGGGCGGATACGGCCCGGCGCTCGACCGGTTCCCGCGCCTGCGGCCGCTGCTGAACCGGCGCTGCGGCCTGCTGTCGGGAGGCGAGCAACAGCTCCTCGCGATCGCCAAGACCCTGCTGCTGCGGCCGAAGGTCCTGCTCATCGACGAGCTGAGCATGGGCCTGTCCCCGGTCGCGGTGCAGCAGATCCTGCCCGAGCTGCGGCGGCTCGCCGACGAGGACGGCACGGCGATCGTGCTCGTGGAGCAGCACATCGACCAGGCGCTCAGCGTGGCGGACGAGGCCGTCGTGCTCCATCACGGCCGGGTGGCGCTCACCGGCGCCGCGGCCGATCTCCGGGAGGACCGGGATCAGATCCAGCGGGCTTACTTCGGCGACAAGGAACGTTAGACCATGACACTCGACACCCGTCAGCGGGCCGCGCTCACCGCGATCTGCGACACCTTCGCCCCCGGCGACGGCGCGGCGATCCCGTCCGCCAGCGCGCTGGGCGCCGTGGACATCGCCGAGGCGCTGGCCGGCGGCCAGCCCCGCGCCAAGGACCGCAAGCAGCTCGGAACGCTGCTGTCCCTGTGGGACACGCGGGCGATGGGACTGGTCCTCGGCACGGGCGGACGCCGGTTCTCGCGGCTGCCGGCCGCCGACCGCGAACGCGTCCTGCTGGGGCTGGGCGACTCGCCCTCGGAGTTCAAGCGGGTGCTGTTCCAGTCCCTGCGCGGCCTGGCCGCCTCCTCCTACCTGCTCGCCCCGGGCCCGACCGGGACCTCGCCGGTCTGGGACGCCATCGGGTACCCCGGCCCGCTGGGGACGCTGGAGTCCGCCCCGCGCCCGAAGCTCTCCCCCGTGTCGCCGTCCGCCGACACCACGTACGACTGCGACGTCGTCATCGTCGGATCCGGCGCGGGCGGCGGCACCGCGGCCGGGGTCCTGGCCGCCGCGGGCCTCGACGTGGTCGTCCTGGAGCGCGGCGGCTACTACGACGACGCCGACTTCGACGGGCAGGAGCTCGGCGGGCTCAGCCGTCTCTACGCGGCGGGCCCGGCCTCCACCGCCGAGGGCCAGGTCGCGCTCGTCGCGGGCTCGTGCCTGGGCGGCGGCACCGTCGTCAACTGGACGACCTCCTTCCCCACCCCCGACGGCGTCCGCGCCGAGTGGGCCGCGCTGGGCGCCGAGCAGTTCGCGCAGGAGGAGTTCACCCGATCCACCGACGCGGTGCTGACGCGGCTCTCGGTGAACACCGACCACAGCGATCCCTCGGCCCGTGACCAGGTCCTGGAGCGCGGCCTGCGCGCCCTCGGCTGGCACGTCGACGCGATGCCCCGCAACGTGGTGGGCTGCGACATGGGCACCGACTGCGGGCGGTGCGGCTACGGCTGCCGGCTCGGGGCCAAGCAGTCGGTCGCCAAGACATGGCTCGCCGACGCCGAGGCCGCCGGGGCCCGGCTCGTCATCGACACCGACGTCCGGGCCATCGAGGTGAAGCAGGGCCGTGCCGTCGGCGTGCGCGGCGTCACCACCGCGGGCCACACGGTG harbors:
- a CDS encoding ABC transporter substrate-binding protein is translated as MKPTTHKGSALSRVLLSAGMGLLLTAAAACGGADQPSDEPTLTGEPIKVGLFNPDKGAVAVPAVKSGMDAAVSYIAKELKGVKGRPIVVESCSVDGTPESTIGCANKFVQEGVVAAFDGFNLSSSAGIGILEAAKIPLVGQIPFDQTTGSTASGRVFLGSPQASFLVGALQGFKAEGKTSATLTLVDTPSSHKTVETQLIPLAKAIGIKATGLYFSPTNPNFSALAATIASTKPDVAGLIASPNASICTQLIKNLRSVGYSGSVFVAACTAFIKSDPADAPGATLYSSVWLPGTEKYAPKAAVDNLKVATEYVSKTSGPPDFYAYAQFATVVDFARALAAAPSLDNLTGATVLSTLQGLKDFDTFLGPKITCGKATTPNCTTQMLLFTVQDDLTLKPVTGDWITPLPAIMANIPGAS
- a CDS encoding ABC transporter permease, whose translation is MNDLLQFAVIGFSTGAVYAVLGVSLVSLYVATGVINFAQGSVALWAVWQVAGLRTNGVLVLPVGSVQLGSGPMDVWPAVLIGAAGGLLWSLLAHLLVFRPLRRAPELGQVVASVGVMLFIQALVPLRFDTETLGADPSSLIPLPALTSEVVTFGGTTIAVSNLILAAAAIAVALALAGYFRFTRMGIATRAGAEDEQALRLMGYSPDRLAAFMWGATGFASGLIVILAAPAIGGLDPTSYMLYVVPALAVALVGRLTSIGVACGAGLALGSVQQILLFLTAKSWWPSWAQAGIGDAIPFVIVVVALFLLGRGIPERGARDTGAQQPVRVPRFKPLGIAALIAATALAIVLTTGQWRFSLVMSIILTLIAASVVLLTGYLGQISLTTMAFAGAAGFALSKLTTNLHLPFPLAMPLAALTATALGIVVGVPALRIRGAQLAVATIAAALAIQSFVFNNPALTPYTGNLIAEPSLFGFSLAVRQGTDLITLQFSFMVLVVVAALLIAVARLLSGATGRAFLAVRSNERAAAAAGVNVPAVKLLGFALASFLAGIGGCLIGYSHGQLSSASFTVLVGLAVLATTYVGDITRLSGAVLAGVAGPLGLLYLVFTQTIDLGHYYTLVVAAAMLLRVVVFAPHRSAVPEWLLIRRARRSPAQPPAAAHATESADAR
- a CDS encoding ABC transporter ATP-binding protein, which translates into the protein MPDDLSPLFRTRDISVRYGGVRANDQVHIEVRPAEIVGLIGPNGAGKTTFVDAVTGFAPCTGTIELDGVRLDSAPAHRRRRLGLARTWQSGELFTDLTLAENLAVSVDPTGLRGVLADLGRRRHRADAEIRQALSLVGLAAMADRRPDELSLGQQKLAGVARALVGATRVLLLDEPAAGLDTEESAEFGRELRRIADSGPGVLLIDHDMTLVMEVCDRVYVMDFGKIIASGTPNDVSGDDQVIAAYLGSPVTP
- a CDS encoding ABC transporter ATP-binding protein; the protein is MTTDALDIRGLSAGYRGMPAIRDIDLRVAAGSILALLGPNGAGKSTTLRAATGLLPALAGTVTAVGTPITGSVERATRAGLCLIPDNRGVFHRLTVAENLRLAKAKGGYGPALDRFPRLRPLLNRRCGLLSGGEQQLLAIAKTLLLRPKVLLIDELSMGLSPVAVQQILPELRRLADEDGTAIVLVEQHIDQALSVADEAVVLHHGRVALTGAAADLREDRDQIQRAYFGDKER
- a CDS encoding FAD-dependent oxidoreductase produces the protein MTLDTRQRAALTAICDTFAPGDGAAIPSASALGAVDIAEALAGGQPRAKDRKQLGTLLSLWDTRAMGLVLGTGGRRFSRLPAADRERVLLGLGDSPSEFKRVLFQSLRGLAASSYLLAPGPTGTSPVWDAIGYPGPLGTLESAPRPKLSPVSPSADTTYDCDVVIVGSGAGGGTAAGVLAAAGLDVVVLERGGYYDDADFDGQELGGLSRLYAAGPASTAEGQVALVAGSCLGGGTVVNWTTSFPTPDGVRAEWAALGAEQFAQEEFTRSTDAVLTRLSVNTDHSDPSARDQVLERGLRALGWHVDAMPRNVVGCDMGTDCGRCGYGCRLGAKQSVAKTWLADAEAAGARLVIDTDVRAIEVKQGRAVGVRGVTTAGHTVTVRARAVVVAAGAIQTPALLRRSGLTDPAIGRYLRLHPATAVWGLFDEKISPWEGGMQTRYSKQDSDLDGNGYGVIYETGPGNPGSLQGFMNWRGGAAHLAAMKDLAHTGGIGVITRDRDHGEVKVARDGEPVPHYRLSDYDAAHLRKGIEGATRILEAAGARRISSAHQAGPSYEPGRRSTYDEFIASCDAAGLEPGRCAIAALHIMGTARMGGDRATSATDPDGATWEVPNIVVADASCFPTSSGVNPMISIEAIAHMNATRLANRLNAGG